One Neisseria sp. Marseille-Q5346 genomic region harbors:
- a CDS encoding GntP family permease, translated as MDGWTQTLSAGTLLGIAAAAILLILILIVKLRVHALLTLVLVSLLTAIVTGLPMGSIVNDVLVKNFGGTLGSVALLVGLGAMLGRLVETSGGAQSLADALIRIFGENRAPFALGVASLIFGFPIFFDAGLVVMLPIVFATARRMKQTVLPYALSSIGAFSVMHVFLPPHPGPIAASEFYGANIGQLLILGLPVTLITWYFSGYLLGKVLGRSIHVPVPDLLSGGTQDNDQPKAPAKASTVIGIMLIPMLLIFLNTGLSTLISEKMVSADEGWVQFARMLGSTPIALLISVLVALYVLGSKRGEKASALEKTIDGALGPVCSVILITGAGGMFGGVLRASGIGKALADSMADLGIPVLLGCFLVALALRIAQGSATVALTTAAALMAPAVAAAGFSDWQITCVVLATAAGSVGCSHFNDSGFWLVGRLLDMDVPTTLKTWTVNQTLIALIGFALSSVLFILV; from the coding sequence ATGGATGGATGGACTCAAACGCTGAGTGCCGGTACTTTGCTCGGTATCGCCGCGGCAGCGATTTTGCTGATCTTGATTTTGATTGTAAAACTGCGCGTTCATGCCTTGCTGACGTTGGTATTGGTCAGCCTACTGACTGCTATCGTAACAGGCCTGCCTATGGGCAGTATCGTCAATGATGTGTTGGTCAAAAACTTTGGCGGCACGCTCGGCAGCGTGGCGTTGCTGGTCGGTTTGGGCGCAATGCTCGGCCGTTTGGTGGAAACTTCCGGTGGCGCTCAGTCTTTGGCAGATGCGCTGATTCGGATTTTTGGTGAGAATCGTGCACCATTTGCTTTAGGCGTGGCTTCTTTGATTTTTGGTTTCCCGATTTTCTTTGATGCCGGCTTGGTGGTGATGTTGCCGATTGTGTTTGCAACGGCACGCCGTATGAAGCAGACCGTTCTGCCATACGCGCTGTCGTCTATTGGCGCATTTTCGGTCATGCACGTCTTCCTGCCGCCTCATCCGGGCCCGATTGCTGCTTCTGAATTTTATGGTGCAAATATTGGTCAACTGCTGATTTTAGGTTTGCCTGTTACCTTGATTACTTGGTATTTCAGCGGCTATTTATTGGGTAAAGTTTTGGGTCGCAGCATTCATGTACCTGTTCCTGATCTGCTCAGCGGCGGTACGCAAGATAACGACCAACCAAAAGCGCCTGCAAAGGCATCTACGGTCATCGGCATTATGCTGATTCCTATGTTGTTGATTTTTTTGAATACTGGTTTGTCTACCCTGATCAGCGAGAAAATGGTCAGTGCGGATGAAGGCTGGGTGCAGTTTGCACGAATGCTCGGTTCGACACCGATTGCTTTGCTGATTTCTGTTTTGGTAGCCCTGTATGTATTGGGCAGCAAACGTGGCGAAAAAGCTAGCGCTTTGGAGAAAACCATTGATGGCGCATTGGGCCCGGTTTGCTCGGTCATTTTGATTACCGGTGCAGGCGGTATGTTCGGCGGCGTGTTGCGTGCTTCCGGTATTGGTAAGGCTTTGGCTGACAGCATGGCTGACTTGGGTATTCCTGTTTTACTGGGCTGTTTCTTGGTAGCTTTGGCTTTGCGTATTGCGCAAGGTTCTGCGACTGTTGCCCTGACTACCGCTGCCGCATTGATGGCACCGGCCGTTGCGGCGGCAGGTTTCAGCGATTGGCAGATTACTTGCGTGGTATTGGCGACGGCGGCAGGTTCCGTCGGTTGCAGCCACTTTAACGACTCAGGTTTCTGGCTTGTCGGCCGTCTGTTGGATATGGATGTGCCGACGACCTTGAAGACATGGACGGTCAACCAAACACTTATCGCACTCATCGGTTTTGCTTTATCGTCAGTGTTGTTTATCTTGGTTTAA
- the tatC gene encoding twin-arginine translocase subunit TatC, whose amino-acid sequence MSEPQHEQPIQPLIEHLLELRRRMMWIVIGIVVCFLGMMPFAQQLYTFVAEPLMANLPKDTSMIATDVIAPFFVPVKVTLMAAFLLSLPHTLYQVWAFVAPALYQNEKRLITPLVLSSVTLFFVGMAFAYFLVFPVIFKFLAGVTPVGVNMATDIDKYLSFILGMFVAFGTTFEVPVVVVLLAKMGIVSTAQLKNARPYVIVGAFVVAAIITPPDVISQTLLAVPLILLYEAGIWFSRFAKAKTQQEDEDTPQPPAEV is encoded by the coding sequence GTGTCCGAACCTCAACACGAACAACCCATCCAACCGCTTATCGAGCATCTTCTCGAGCTGCGCCGCCGTATGATGTGGATCGTCATCGGTATTGTTGTCTGCTTTTTGGGTATGATGCCGTTTGCCCAGCAGCTCTATACCTTTGTTGCCGAACCATTGATGGCCAATCTGCCTAAAGATACCAGCATGATTGCGACCGATGTGATTGCGCCGTTTTTTGTGCCGGTCAAGGTTACTCTGATGGCGGCGTTTCTGCTGTCGTTGCCGCACACGCTGTATCAAGTCTGGGCGTTTGTCGCCCCGGCTTTATACCAAAACGAAAAACGCTTGATTACGCCGCTGGTGTTGTCCAGCGTGACGCTTTTCTTCGTCGGTATGGCGTTTGCCTATTTTTTGGTGTTTCCCGTTATTTTCAAATTTTTGGCCGGGGTAACCCCTGTCGGTGTCAATATGGCAACCGATATCGACAAATACCTGTCCTTTATTTTGGGCATGTTTGTGGCATTCGGTACGACGTTTGAAGTTCCCGTCGTTGTGGTGTTGCTTGCCAAAATGGGTATTGTTTCGACTGCACAGCTTAAGAATGCGCGTCCGTATGTGATTGTCGGTGCGTTTGTCGTGGCTGCAATCATCACGCCGCCGGACGTAATTTCTCAAACCCTGCTTGCTGTTCCGCTGATTTTGCTCTACGAGGCAGGCATTTGGTTCAGCCGTTTTGCCAAAGCGAAAACGCAGCAGGAAGATGAGGATACACCGCAACCACCGGCAGAAGTTTAA
- the tatB gene encoding Sec-independent protein translocase protein TatB: MFDFGLGELLLVGVVALIVLGPERLPQAARTAGRLVGKLQGFVNNVKQELNTQAELDELRKVKQEFETAASEFRDGIKDLGNDAQKNLNDISDGLKPWERLPEQKTPADFGVDELGNPLPDLASNSTENESAIQASEQGGAVQTQELVEAENAESEQDRAWREYLTASVSPAPAVEVSYIESPVADVPPLHTTSLRKQAMSRKRDMRPKFHAKPKLRVRK, encoded by the coding sequence ATGTTTGATTTCGGTTTGGGCGAATTGCTGCTGGTCGGCGTTGTCGCCCTGATAGTGCTTGGCCCCGAACGTTTGCCGCAAGCCGCGCGCACGGCCGGGCGTTTGGTCGGTAAATTGCAAGGCTTCGTCAACAACGTCAAGCAGGAGCTCAACACTCAGGCTGAGTTGGACGAATTGCGCAAGGTGAAGCAGGAATTTGAAACCGCCGCATCTGAGTTTCGCGACGGTATCAAAGACTTGGGCAACGATGCACAAAAAAATCTGAATGATATTTCAGACGGCCTCAAGCCGTGGGAACGCCTGCCTGAGCAGAAAACGCCTGCCGATTTTGGTGTAGATGAGTTGGGCAATCCTTTGCCTGATCTGGCTTCAAACAGCACTGAGAATGAAAGCGCAATCCAAGCTTCTGAGCAGGGTGGGGCAGTGCAAACCCAAGAGCTTGTCGAAGCTGAAAATGCCGAATCCGAGCAAGACCGCGCTTGGCGTGAGTATTTGACCGCATCGGTTTCGCCTGCCCCTGCGGTAGAAGTCAGCTATATCGAATCTCCTGTTGCCGATGTTCCTCCGCTGCATACGACTTCTTTGCGTAAGCAGGCGATGAGCCGCAAACGCGATATGCGCCCGAAATTCCACGCCAAGCCCAAACTGCGCGTCCGTAAGTAA
- the tatA gene encoding Sec-independent protein translocase subunit TatA, which produces MGSFSLWHWIIVLIIVVLVFGTKKLRNVGKDLGGAVHDFKQGLNEGTDGKDAKKDEVIEHKKDEDKA; this is translated from the coding sequence ATGGGTAGCTTCTCTCTTTGGCACTGGATTATCGTACTGATTATCGTCGTTTTGGTATTCGGTACCAAAAAATTGCGCAACGTCGGCAAAGACCTCGGCGGCGCAGTGCATGACTTCAAACAAGGCCTGAATGAAGGTACAGACGGCAAAGATGCCAAAAAAGACGAAGTCATCGAACACAAAAAAGACGAAGACAAAGCATAA
- a CDS encoding histidine triad nucleotide-binding protein: protein MDNCIFCKIATKDIPAQTVYEDDEMLCFKDIRPAAPVHLLLIPKVHFDSLAHATAEHQTLLGKMMLKVPQIAHEAGLTDGFKTLINTGKGGGQEVFHLHIHIMGTPA from the coding sequence ATGGATAATTGTATTTTCTGCAAAATCGCAACCAAAGATATTCCGGCACAAACTGTTTACGAAGACGATGAGATGCTTTGTTTCAAAGACATCCGTCCTGCCGCGCCGGTGCATCTGCTGCTGATTCCGAAAGTACACTTCGATTCACTGGCACACGCCACTGCCGAACATCAAACCCTGTTGGGTAAAATGATGTTGAAAGTTCCTCAAATTGCCCATGAGGCAGGTTTGACCGACGGTTTTAAAACCCTGATCAACACAGGTAAAGGCGGTGGACAGGAAGTCTTCCACCTGCATATCCATATCATGGGTACGCCCGCATAA
- a CDS encoding phosphoribosyl-ATP diphosphatase, which translates to MTDTILTQIQNVIDSRKGGDPDASYVAQLLHKGEDKILKKVIEEAGETLMASKDGGGEHLVYEVADLWFHTMVLLAHHGLRAEDVVNELARRQGLSGLVEKASRKES; encoded by the coding sequence ATGACCGATACTATTCTTACCCAAATTCAAAACGTCATCGATTCGCGTAAAGGCGGCGATCCCGATGCTTCTTATGTCGCCCAACTGCTACACAAAGGCGAAGACAAGATTTTGAAAAAAGTCATTGAGGAAGCGGGTGAAACCTTGATGGCCTCTAAAGATGGCGGTGGCGAACATTTGGTTTACGAAGTGGCGGATTTGTGGTTTCACACCATGGTTTTATTGGCGCATCATGGATTGCGCGCCGAAGATGTAGTAAACGAGCTTGCGCGCCGTCAAGGTTTGTCGGGATTAGTGGAAAAAGCTTCTCGCAAAGAATCTTGA
- the hisI gene encoding phosphoribosyl-AMP cyclohydrolase, whose amino-acid sequence MNETLLNAVKFDEKGLVCAIAQDWQTRRVLMVAWMNAEALQKTVETGFAHYYSRSRQKQWMKGEESGHTQKVHELRLDCDGDAVVMLIEQNGGIACHTGRESCFYKVWQEGAWQAVDAVLKDEEAIYGHKHP is encoded by the coding sequence ATAAACGAAACGCTGCTGAATGCCGTAAAATTTGATGAAAAAGGTTTGGTTTGCGCGATTGCCCAAGATTGGCAGACACGCCGTGTGCTGATGGTTGCCTGGATGAACGCCGAGGCCCTGCAAAAAACTGTAGAAACCGGTTTTGCCCACTATTACAGCCGTTCCCGCCAAAAACAATGGATGAAGGGCGAAGAGTCCGGACATACGCAAAAAGTACACGAATTACGCCTGGATTGCGATGGCGACGCTGTGGTCATGCTGATTGAACAAAACGGCGGCATTGCCTGTCATACAGGGCGCGAAAGCTGTTTTTACAAAGTTTGGCAAGAGGGCGCATGGCAGGCAGTTGATGCCGTGTTGAAAGACGAAGAGGCGATTTACGGACATAAACATCCTTAA
- the hisF gene encoding imidazole glycerol phosphate synthase subunit HisF — MALAKRIIPCLDVKDGRVVKGVNFLGLRDAGNPVDVAKRYNDEGADELTFLDITASSDNRDTILHVIEAVASQVFIPLTVGGGVRTVADIRRLLNAGADKASINTAAVTNPDLVNEAAGFFGSQAIVVAVDAKAVNPENTRWEIFTHGGRNPTGLDAVEWAVEMQRRGAGEILLTSMDRDGTKQGFNLPLTRAVSEAVDIPVIASGGVGSVQHLVDGIKDGKADAVLAASIFHFGEASIREAKLAMREEGIEVRL, encoded by the coding sequence ATGGCATTGGCAAAACGAATTATTCCTTGTCTGGATGTAAAAGACGGTCGCGTAGTAAAAGGCGTCAACTTTTTGGGTTTGCGCGATGCAGGCAATCCGGTTGACGTTGCTAAACGCTACAACGATGAAGGCGCAGATGAGTTGACCTTTTTGGACATCACTGCCTCCAGCGACAATCGCGATACTATTTTGCACGTTATCGAGGCGGTCGCTTCGCAAGTTTTTATTCCATTGACAGTCGGCGGCGGCGTGCGCACAGTTGCCGATATCCGTCGTCTGCTTAATGCCGGTGCCGATAAGGCCAGCATCAATACGGCCGCTGTAACCAATCCTGATTTGGTAAACGAAGCGGCCGGTTTTTTTGGTTCGCAAGCGATTGTTGTTGCCGTCGATGCCAAAGCGGTCAACCCTGAAAACACCCGTTGGGAAATCTTTACCCACGGCGGACGTAATCCGACCGGTTTGGATGCGGTAGAATGGGCTGTCGAAATGCAGCGACGCGGTGCGGGCGAAATTTTGCTAACCAGTATGGACCGGGACGGTACCAAGCAAGGTTTCAACCTGCCTTTGACACGCGCAGTCAGCGAAGCGGTCGATATTCCGGTCATTGCTTCCGGCGGCGTCGGTTCTGTTCAACACTTGGTGGACGGCATTAAGGACGGGAAGGCAGATGCGGTATTGGCCGCCAGTATTTTCCACTTTGGCGAAGCGAGTATCCGTGAAGCGAAACTGGCCATGCGCGAAGAAGGAATCGAAGTGCGTTTATGA